Proteins encoded in a region of the Populus alba chromosome 13, ASM523922v2, whole genome shotgun sequence genome:
- the LOC118040614 gene encoding putative 4-hydroxy-4-methyl-2-oxoglutarate aldolase 2 — protein sequence MALVTTAEVCDTNPQLIVSGELRALQPIFQIYGRRQVFSGPVVTLKAFEDNVLIREFLEEKGSGRVLVVDGGGSLRCAILGGNPVVQAQNNGWAGIVVNGCIRDADEINGCDIGVRALGSHPMKANKKGIGEKHVPITIGGTRISDGEWLYADTDGILISRAELSV from the coding sequence ATGGCGTTGGTTACAACTGCTGAAGTTTGTGACACAAATCCACAGCTAATTGTCAGTGGTGAGCTTCGAGCACTCCAGCCAATCTTTCAGATTTATGGTCGGCGCCAGGTCTTCTCCGGTCCAGTAGTGACTCTTAAGGCATTTGAGGACAATGTTTTAATTCGTGAGTTTCTTGAGGAGAAAGGCAGTGGTAGAGTTCTTGTTGTAGATGGTGGTGGCAGTTTGCGCTGTGCAATACTTGGAGGTAATCCTGTGGTACAAGCTCAGAATAATGGATGGGCTGGTATAGTGGTTAATGGCTGCATACGTGATGCTGACGAGATTAATGGTTGTGATATTGGAGTGAGAGCCCTGGGCTCCCATCCGATGAAAGCCAACAAGAAGGGTATCGGAGAGAAACATGTTCCTATCACCATAGGTGGCACCAGAATCAGTGATGGAGAATGGCTTTATGCAGATACTGACGGGATCTTGATTTCTCGAGCAGAGTTATCTGTCTGA
- the LOC118040609 gene encoding seipin-1 → MKKEENCNLIPKADWFTQIIEFYSDTIYNCIMALLSPFIAIFSIASDSYHRAEEAVDAVESVFLKAPSKVIHGTTTLLRKIGFGIVGAVYVCMVMIVVMLLAAMLGVGLVQLWIEEPVFMQESLFFDYTDANPKAVFTFGGFVDDGSIKKGLMGVPLGHTFHVSLALLMPESDHNMQIGMFQLTAEVLSADGNVMAKSSQPCMLRFRSLPLRFLRTFLLGAPLLLGISEETQRISIKMLQLKERHPRSKVIRVTLIPRAGTVCLPQLYEAEILLISKLPWTKEVVRNWKWTFYVWASIYIYITMLIIILSCCRPLLFPITVVDPSHCPDSDETEYTGESKEARAEGRDEKGISEVLRRWQQRRRKRKAIILHGEMVDSTECSSASITREDTSMAVDEQDIVDSESVC, encoded by the exons atgaaaaaagaagaaaactgcAACCTAATACCCAAAGCCGATTGGTTCACACAAATAATCGAGTTCTATTCAGATACAATCTACAACTGTATCATGGCTCTCTTATCACCTTTCATAGCAATTTTCTCCATAGCGTCAGACTCCTACCACCGTGCCGAGGAGGCTGTAGACGCCGTGGAATCAGTGTTTCTCAAGGCTCCCTCTAAAGTCATCCACGGTACCACCACGCTGTTGAGAAAGATAGGTTTTGGGATTGTTGGTGCTGTATACGTGTGCATGGTTATGATAGTGGTGATGTTACTGGCTGCAATGTTGGGCGTTGGATTAGTTCAACTGTGGATAGAGGAGCCGGTGTTTATGCAAGAGAGTTTATTCTTTGATTACACCGATGCGAACCCTAAGGCGGTGTTTACTTTTGGTGGGTTTGTCGACGATGGGAGCATCAAGAAAGGGCTCATGGGAGTTCCACTTGGGCACACATTCCATGTTTCTTTGGCTCTCCTGATGCCTGAATCCGATCACAATATGCAAATTGGGATGTTTCAG TTGACTGCAGAAGTTTTATCAGCTGATGGAAACGTGATGGCAAAATCTAGCCAGCCATGCATGTTGCGGTTCAGAAGCCTGCCACTTCGGTTTCTACGAACATTTCTCCTGGGTGCACCCTTGCTATTAGGAATTTCTGAAGAAACTCAGAGGATATCCATTAAAATGTTACAGCTCAAGGAAAGGCATCCACGAAGCAAAGTGATCAGAGTGACTTTAATACCGAGGGCTGGAACAGTATGCCTCCCACAGTTATATGAAGCTGAGATCCTCCTGATTTCTAAGCTGCCATGGACAAAAGAAGTGGTGCGCAATTGGAAATGGACATTTTATGTCTGGGCATCCATATATATTTACATCACGATGCTCATAATCATTCTAAGTTGCTGCAGACCACTTCTTTTCCCAATTACAGTAGTAGATCCCAGTCACTGCCCCGATAGTGATGAGACAGAGTATACTGGAGAATCAAAAGAGGCGCGAGCTGAAGGAAGGGATGAAAAGGGAATTTCAGAGGTCCTGAGAAGATGGCAGcaaaggaggaggaagagaaagGCGATCATCTTGCATGGAGAGATGGTGGACAGTACGGAATGCTCATCGGCAAGCATTACCAGGGAAGACACAAGTATGGCCGTTGATGAACAGGACATTGTAGATTCAGAATCAGTTTGTTAA
- the LOC118040615 gene encoding WRKY transcription factor SUSIBA2, which translates to MDNNPAAEYKTLLWVPNLETKGSNGGDNNRGISIAERRAAKCGFKMKAERINTARFRTTSPLTSPLRSPFITIPSGISPTALLDSPIMLSNSHVLPFPTTGTFPLSPLEYESESLLRCGDGERGNNAGGLPFRFRFKPLGNSLPISENQGNDFDFEATLLMDPSMDFQLPVEFSKQVTPDKCTSDSHTDVNVLDSVIGNANISDMQICSSDLASNPIYVQRETIHGENVVSCRLMEDNIRTLPATTIGRSSEDGYNWRKYGQKQVKGSEYPRSYYKCNHANCLVKKKIECAHEGQITEIIYKGTHNHPKPQPSCGAPPGPASSLDEMPEMDEGESVQKNTKSGFKDIKVQSDWRTDGPQRTSSTSAVTELSSTTQIKSLETYESTKTPELSSTLASHDDDGVTQGSSFGADADDESESKRRKIESCLVETNMASRAIREPRVVVQIESEVDILDDGYRWRKYGQKVVKGNPNPRSYYKCTSAGCSVRKHVERASHDLKYVIITYEGKHNHEVPAARNSSHGNSTGSNFSQTTGNAQLALAVARNTNAPNPEAQIQEFAPSFDRKPVFNNDYLRSNFPGNFSNEMNLGSSFVYPMRFPPIQNAMPCDSFGFSNHQLAAGHSGSVASLVPDFPRSLSPCLQTAANLSLARVDFSCDGKPVGQVQTFLQGQQSTRPKQEPKDDNLCGASSSIMDNLNAPSSSLSVYHQLLGSFQS; encoded by the exons atggaCAACAACCCAGCAGCGGAGTACAAAACCCTACTGTGGGTTCCCAATCTTGAAACCAAAGGCAGCAACGGTGGTGATAATAACAGAGGGATTAGTATTGCAGAGAGAAGAGCAGCGAAGTGCGGGTTCAAAATGAAAGCGGAGAGGATCAATACAGCACGCTTTCGAACCACCAGCCCCTTGACATCTCCGCTTCGCTCTCCCTTTATAACCATTCCTTCTGGCATCAGCCCCACTGCCTTGCTTGATTCGCCCATTATGCTATCCAATTCTCATGTtctg CCGTTTCCGACCACTGGAACTTTTCCATTATCCCCTCTCGAATATGAAAGTGAAAGTTTGTTGCGCTGTGGTGATGGGGAGAGGGGGAATAATGCAGGTGGTCTCCCCTTCAGGTTCAGATTCAAGCCTCTTGGGAATTCTCTTCCAATCTCAGAAAATCAG GGTAATGATTTTGACTTCGAAGCTACTCTCTTGATGGACCCATCAATGGATTTTCAGCTTCCAGTGGAATTTTCAAAGCAAGTTACTCCAGATAAATGCACAAGTGATTCACATACTGATGTCAATGTCTTAGATAGCGTGATTGGAAATGCCAACATTAGTGACATGCAAATTTGCTCTTCTGACTTAGCTAGTAATCCCATTTATGTACAAAGAGAAACTATCCATGGAGAAAATGTTGTGTCATGTCGCCTTATGGAAGACAATATACGAACATTACCTGCAACAACAATTGGAAGGTCTTCAGAAGATGGATACAATTGGAGAAAGTATGGGCAGAAACAGGTTAAAGGTAGTGAATATCCAAGAAGCTATTATAAGTGTAACCATGCAAATTGtctggtaaagaaaaaaatagagtgTGCCCATGAGGGACAAATAACAGAAATCATTTACAAAGGTACACATAATCACCCTAAACCTCAGCCAAGCTGTGGAGCACCACCTGGACCAGCTTCTTCATTAGATGAAATGCCAGAGATGGATGAAGGCGAATCAGTTCAGAAAAACACAAAGTCAGGGTTCAAGGATATTAAAGTTCAGTCTGATTGGAGGACTGATGGCCCGCAAAGGACGTCCTCAACCTCTGCTGTGACTGAGCTCTCATCAACCACTCAAATAAAATCTTTAGAGACATATGAATCAACAAAAACTCCGGAACTTTCCTCGACACTTGCAAGTCATGATGATGATGGGGTTACCCAGGGAAGCTCGTTTGGTGCTGATGCTGATGATGAGTCTGAGTCAAAAAGAAG gAAGATAGAGAGCTGCTTGGTTGAAACAAATATGGCATCCAGGGCTATCCGTGAGCCTAGAGTTGTTGTTCAAATTGAGAGTGAAGTGGACATACTAGATGATGGCTACCGCTGGAGGAAGTATGGGCAAAAAGTTGTCAAGGGGAATCCAAACCCTAG GAGCTACTATAAATGCACAAGTGCTGGATGTTCAGTTAGGAAGCATGTGGAGAGAGCCTCCCACGATCTGAAATATGTAATTATAACTTACGAAGGGAAACACAATCATGAAGTGCCTGCAGCCAGAAACAGCAGTCACGGAAACTCAACTGGCAGCAATTTTTCTCAGACTACTGGCAATGCACAGCTTGCCCTTGCAGTGGCCAGAAACACCAATGCGCCAAACCCTGAAGCACAGATTCAAGAGTTTGCACCCAGTTTTGATAGAAAACCAGTATTTAACAATGACTATTTGAGATCCAATTTCCCTGGAAATTTCAGTAATGAAATGAATCTTGGGTCTTCCTTTGTTTACCCGATGAGGTTTCCTCCCATCCAAAACGCCATGCCTTGTGATTCTTTCGGGTTCAGCAACCACCAGCTTGCCGCCGGTCACTCTGGATCTGTTGCCTCGCTTGTTCCAGATTTCCCAAGATCATTGTCACCATGTCTTCAAACAGCTGCAAATCTTTCTCTGGCTAGAGTTGATTTTAGTTGTGATGGGAAACCAGTTGGTCAAGTTCAGACTTTCCTCCAGGGACAACAGTCGACCAGGCCTAAACAAGAGCCAAAGGATGATAACCTTTGTGGTGCTAGCTCGTCCATCATGGATAATCTAAATGCACCATCTTCATCATTGTCAGTATATCATCAGCTCCTGGGAAGCTTTCAATCTTAA